The following are encoded in a window of Deinococcus koreensis genomic DNA:
- a CDS encoding GAF domain-containing sensor histidine kinase yields the protein MPIQPSVSVLSATLQEVSEALAATSTPEAIFDIILNPALQALGGLGGAIFLVDDRGTLRIAARYGHQAEERLVWQDGSLASGTPVGDVVLARAPQFFHHRDALLNTYPDLESRTGARAPVATALLPMGVDDRALGAIAIDFADPHDFSPEEQRFLKILSAQGGLAVDRLRLMTELRARAEERQRQATALTSFISLTAAVGATTDVDALIRMAEQVLGSVIPGVISAYFEVQGEQWVARIATDERPQALHDVITAGLPVSTPSFARAVAQRSPLFVDHWNAAAEGVPFTEQFQIAALAPYFRHGLPVSMFTVGAEQPESWSAEHREMFLAVARSLGSALERADEYRRQERQAALDAFVALTESIGTETDQQRLAERAKALLLAFLPGWSVVYYTVEDGLWRASTLEVPDAELAVALRAGVPMDTPAFAEAIQQARPVFVEDWKAKDQHMERTDKYGSAGFYPYFTDGQPCGMFVVGTQDSPVWHPGDQAVFLVVGRSLELALEWATHATLLRRQNDALRQQTQQLELERAGLDAFVTFTLAVGGVTSVLELAQQAIRTIHATVPEVSAVYFEPEHARWTARVWSDDLMLDVLEQLVAGVPMDAPNFTAAIQAGAGQFVEAWDVEAHHLSAVPAAPDQHAAFFPILVHGQPHGFLTAGKQHRRWTAREQGVIRAVVQGMQIALEHTLQTDQLRQQRDELDARAAALTVVNQELEAFAYSASHDLRTPVRHVLSFADLAKRALQHAQSDKLEHHLSVIQDSAERMTDMIDGMLVLSQIGRERLMPRLISLEPLIVQAQRAAHAAFPTLKVEWRVSGLQPVWADPKLLQQVLLSLLGNAVKFSSGQDVAVIALQVEGTEHEWVISVRDNGVGFDTRYTDKLFQVFQRLHLQSEFPGSGVGLAAMRKIVTKHAGRVFAESDGTTGAVFGFTLPRALQRP from the coding sequence GTGCCCATACAGCCCAGCGTCAGCGTGCTCTCAGCGACCCTTCAGGAGGTGAGCGAGGCACTGGCGGCCACCAGCACGCCAGAAGCGATCTTCGACATCATATTGAACCCCGCCCTGCAGGCGCTGGGTGGCCTGGGAGGGGCCATTTTCCTCGTTGATGACAGGGGGACGCTGCGCATCGCCGCCAGGTACGGGCACCAGGCGGAAGAGCGGCTGGTCTGGCAGGACGGTTCACTTGCTTCAGGCACGCCGGTCGGGGACGTGGTGTTGGCCCGCGCCCCACAGTTTTTCCACCACCGCGACGCGCTTTTGAACACCTATCCCGATCTGGAATCGCGCACCGGGGCCCGGGCCCCAGTGGCCACGGCCCTGTTGCCCATGGGCGTGGACGACCGGGCACTGGGCGCCATTGCCATTGACTTCGCAGATCCGCATGACTTTTCACCCGAAGAGCAGCGGTTCCTCAAAATTCTGTCGGCCCAGGGCGGTCTGGCAGTTGACCGGCTGCGTCTGATGACAGAGTTGCGCGCCCGGGCGGAGGAGCGGCAGCGTCAGGCCACCGCCCTGACCTCGTTCATCTCGCTCACAGCAGCGGTCGGCGCCACCACGGACGTCGACGCGCTGATCCGGATGGCCGAGCAGGTGCTGGGATCGGTGATTCCTGGCGTGATCAGCGCGTATTTCGAGGTGCAGGGCGAGCAGTGGGTGGCCCGCATCGCCACCGACGAGCGGCCGCAGGCGCTGCACGACGTGATCACGGCCGGCTTACCCGTCAGTACCCCCAGCTTCGCCCGGGCGGTGGCCCAGCGCAGCCCGCTGTTTGTGGATCACTGGAACGCGGCGGCGGAGGGTGTGCCCTTCACCGAGCAGTTTCAGATCGCTGCCCTCGCCCCGTACTTTCGCCATGGCCTGCCGGTGTCCATGTTCACGGTGGGGGCCGAGCAGCCGGAGAGTTGGAGCGCCGAGCACCGGGAGATGTTCCTGGCGGTGGCCCGCAGCCTGGGCAGCGCGCTGGAGCGTGCCGATGAGTACCGGCGCCAGGAGCGGCAGGCGGCGCTGGACGCATTCGTGGCCCTGACGGAATCCATCGGTACCGAAACAGATCAGCAGCGGCTGGCCGAGCGCGCAAAGGCGCTGCTGCTGGCGTTCTTGCCGGGCTGGTCGGTGGTCTACTACACGGTCGAGGACGGCCTGTGGAGGGCCAGCACGCTGGAGGTGCCGGACGCCGAGCTGGCGGTGGCCCTGAGGGCGGGGGTGCCGATGGACACCCCCGCCTTCGCCGAGGCGATCCAGCAGGCCCGTCCCGTGTTTGTGGAGGACTGGAAGGCCAAGGATCAGCACATGGAGCGGACAGACAAGTACGGCTCGGCCGGATTTTATCCCTATTTCACGGATGGCCAGCCGTGCGGCATGTTCGTGGTGGGCACCCAGGACAGTCCGGTCTGGCATCCCGGCGATCAGGCCGTCTTCCTGGTGGTGGGGCGCAGCCTGGAGCTGGCGCTGGAGTGGGCCACCCACGCGACCCTGCTGCGCCGGCAGAATGACGCCCTGCGCCAGCAAACCCAACAACTCGAACTGGAACGCGCCGGACTGGACGCCTTTGTCACCTTCACGCTCGCGGTGGGTGGCGTCACCAGCGTCCTGGAACTGGCGCAGCAGGCCATCCGGACGATTCACGCCACGGTGCCTGAGGTCAGCGCGGTGTACTTCGAGCCGGAGCATGCCCGCTGGACGGCGCGGGTCTGGTCGGACGATCTCATGCTGGACGTGCTCGAGCAGCTGGTGGCGGGGGTGCCGATGGACGCTCCCAACTTCACGGCGGCCATCCAAGCGGGAGCCGGTCAGTTCGTGGAGGCCTGGGACGTCGAGGCCCATCACCTGAGCGCGGTGCCGGCGGCGCCGGATCAACACGCCGCCTTTTTTCCCATCCTCGTGCATGGTCAGCCCCATGGTTTTCTCACGGCCGGGAAACAGCACCGCCGGTGGACAGCGCGGGAGCAGGGCGTCATCCGGGCCGTGGTGCAGGGCATGCAGATCGCGCTGGAACACACCCTGCAAACCGATCAACTGCGCCAGCAACGGGACGAACTGGATGCCCGCGCGGCCGCCCTCACGGTGGTGAACCAGGAACTGGAAGCCTTTGCCTACTCCGCGTCCCATGACCTCCGTACCCCCGTGCGCCATGTCCTGAGCTTTGCCGACCTCGCGAAACGGGCCCTTCAGCACGCCCAGAGCGACAAGTTGGAGCACCATCTGAGCGTGATCCAGGACAGTGCCGAGCGGATGACAGACATGATCGACGGCATGCTGGTGTTGTCCCAGATCGGTCGGGAACGGCTGATGCCCCGACTGATCAGCCTGGAGCCCCTGATCGTTCAGGCGCAGCGGGCTGCTCACGCCGCGTTCCCCACCCTCAAGGTCGAGTGGAGGGTGAGCGGGTTGCAACCGGTCTGGGCCGATCCCAAACTTCTCCAGCAGGTGTTGCTGAGCCTGCTGGGCAATGCCGTCAAGTTCTCCAGTGGGCAGGATGTGGCGGTCATTGCCCTGCAGGTTGAAGGAACCGAACACGAGTGGGTGATCTCCGTTCGTGACAATGGCGTGGGGTTTGACACGAGGTATACGGACAAACTCTTCCAGGTCTTCCAGCGGCTCCACCTCCAGAGTGAGTTTCCGGGATCAGGGGTGGGGCTGGCGGCCATGCGCAAAATCGTGACCAAGCACGCGGGCCGGGTCTTCGCTGAGAGTGACGGGACAACCGGCGCCGTGTTCGGGTTCACGTTGCCGCGCGCGCTCCAGCGCCCATGA
- a CDS encoding PAS domain-containing sensor histidine kinase — translation MSALEARRQQRAEQQLALLQTVLAAATDAVLITEAEPVRAPGPRIVYANAAFTRATGYSEAEVLGRSPRLLQGPRSDRRTLDHIHAALERWEPVVAELVNYRKDGSEFWVELSISPVADETGWYTHWVSIQRDVTERRRAAEHLNQVRAEVLELSVRQRPLVEVLSRLLAAAERQFGGLPVALWLEGAQAWIGTDASAEPIARPNWCERPDTWQVPIQGAGGPPWGTLVVAAQHSPTADEALQLQGVGQLAALLIERAADQQALEAGHLALGRALQRAEVLAALSDALQRASTAEEVAERALARLGPALQAQSMLMMRLDGEALSLPSVWGEVPAAIAAHMTRPGLRLRDTPVLQQVAASRQGTYFGNYQHIPGALDTFPALAGGVEPILTPGGRLAGFLVFWQAPHQAGEGADAPGLLRHAANTLGLALERATHLSQLEAQFAALQAQTRVLEATTEELVAFTYSVSHDLSTPLRHITSFTQLARRHADDPRKLSRYLDIVEQGAQRLGTLIDAMLQLSRTSRRPLQSAQLDLDTLVAQARRTLTAEHQGREIEWQISPLPRVQGDQAALGQVVEQLLSNAVKFTRPRPSAQIRVWAEDAENGWTFWVQDNGVGFDPTYSGKLFGIFQRLHRQEEFEGTGVGLANVRRIVARHGGHVHARGQLGEGAQFGFTLPKSRYGGEH, via the coding sequence ATGAGCGCGCTGGAGGCCCGCCGCCAGCAGCGTGCGGAGCAGCAGTTGGCACTTCTGCAGACGGTGCTGGCTGCCGCCACCGACGCGGTGTTGATCACCGAGGCCGAGCCGGTGCGGGCCCCGGGGCCGCGGATCGTCTATGCCAACGCGGCGTTCACGCGCGCCACTGGGTACAGTGAAGCGGAGGTGCTGGGACGCTCGCCACGGCTGCTGCAGGGGCCGCGGTCGGATCGGCGTACCCTCGACCACATTCACGCGGCGCTGGAGCGCTGGGAGCCGGTGGTCGCCGAGCTCGTCAATTACCGCAAGGACGGCAGCGAGTTCTGGGTGGAGCTGTCGATCTCACCGGTGGCCGATGAGACCGGCTGGTATACGCACTGGGTCTCGATCCAGCGGGACGTGACCGAGCGCCGACGCGCGGCGGAACACCTGAACCAGGTGCGCGCCGAGGTGCTGGAACTGTCGGTGCGGCAACGCCCCCTTGTGGAGGTGCTCTCGCGGCTGCTCGCGGCGGCCGAGCGGCAGTTCGGGGGCCTGCCGGTGGCCCTGTGGCTGGAGGGCGCCCAGGCGTGGATTGGAACCGATGCCAGCGCCGAGCCCATCGCCCGCCCGAACTGGTGTGAGCGGCCCGACACGTGGCAGGTGCCGATTCAGGGCGCTGGAGGGCCGCCGTGGGGCACCCTGGTCGTTGCGGCGCAGCACTCGCCCACGGCCGATGAAGCGCTTCAGCTGCAGGGGGTGGGACAGCTCGCGGCCCTGTTGATCGAACGGGCCGCCGATCAGCAGGCCCTGGAGGCCGGTCACCTGGCGCTGGGGCGCGCGCTGCAACGCGCGGAAGTGCTCGCCGCGCTCTCGGATGCGCTGCAGCGCGCGAGCACAGCGGAAGAGGTGGCCGAGCGCGCCCTGGCCCGGCTGGGCCCAGCGCTGCAGGCGCAGAGCATGCTGATGATGCGGCTGGACGGCGAGGCGCTGAGTCTGCCGTCGGTCTGGGGCGAGGTGCCGGCGGCGATCGCCGCGCACATGACGCGGCCGGGGCTGCGCCTGCGCGACACGCCCGTCCTGCAACAGGTGGCCGCCTCCCGGCAAGGCACATACTTTGGCAACTACCAACATATTCCAGGCGCCCTGGACACCTTTCCTGCACTGGCTGGGGGGGTCGAGCCCATTCTCACCCCTGGGGGGCGGCTGGCCGGCTTCCTGGTGTTCTGGCAGGCGCCGCACCAGGCCGGCGAGGGGGCCGACGCACCGGGCCTGCTGCGCCACGCGGCCAACACGCTGGGCCTGGCCCTGGAGCGCGCCACGCACCTGTCTCAGCTGGAAGCCCAGTTCGCGGCCCTGCAGGCGCAGACGCGGGTGCTGGAGGCCACCACCGAAGAACTGGTGGCCTTCACCTACTCGGTCTCACATGACCTGTCGACGCCCCTGCGCCATATCACCAGCTTCACCCAGCTGGCCCGTCGGCACGCGGACGACCCCCGCAAACTCAGCCGCTACCTCGACATCGTCGAGCAGGGCGCCCAGCGGCTGGGTACCCTGATCGATGCCATGCTGCAGCTGTCGCGCACCAGCCGCCGGCCACTGCAGTCTGCCCAGCTCGATCTGGACACCCTGGTGGCGCAGGCCCGGCGCACCCTGACGGCGGAACACCAGGGGCGGGAGATCGAGTGGCAGATCAGCCCCCTCCCCCGGGTGCAGGGGGATCAGGCGGCCCTGGGGCAGGTGGTGGAGCAACTCCTCTCCAACGCGGTGAAATTCACCCGGCCCCGGCCGTCGGCGCAGATCCGGGTGTGGGCCGAGGACGCGGAGAACGGCTGGACGTTCTGGGTGCAGGACAACGGGGTGGGGTTCGATCCGACCTACAGTGGCAAGCTGTTCGGCATCTTTCAACGGCTGCACCGCCAGGAGGAGTTCGAGGGCACCGGCGTGGGCTTGGCCAACGTGCGCCGCATCGTGGCCCGTCACGGTGGCCACGTGCATGCGAGAGGGCAACTGGGCGAGGGCGCCCAATTCGGGTTCACGCTCCCCAAATCCCGCTACGGCGGCGAACACTGA
- a CDS encoding transposase — translation MPPEAHQPRGRPETPSTLCCVCCVAALPEERCRTSSPRGRACTPPSVSSDGPVSGRPCVGSIACGSGLPPDPHAAIIDSPSAKTPESGGPRGFDGHQNVNGRKRHALVDPLNLLPGVVMPPANLHDRVGGRRLVAAVKGQWPTLEKERADQGYAGQEGRRASQELDLNLEVGDPWRPWSRCMPQWVEAQGVDGSAFHGVPGRWVVERTAWMGRNRRPSRAFETLPETEAVWCSLAMCRLLLRRLTTC, via the coding sequence GTGCCACCCGAGGCGCACCAGCCGCGTGGTCGACCCGAGACACCGTCAACGCTGTGCTGTGTGTGCTGCGTGGCGGCGTTGCCTGAGGAGCGCTGCCGCACGAGTTCCCCCCGTGGGAGAGCGTGTACGCCCCCGTCAGTGAGCTCAGACGGGCCGGTATCTGGGAGGCCTTGCGTCGGCTCGATCGCGTGCGGATCGGGCCTCCCTCCCGATCCGCACGCCGCCATCATCGACAGTCCGTCCGCAAAGACCCCGGAAAGTGGTGGGCCGCGCGGTTTCGATGGCCATCAGAACGTGAACGGTCGCAAGCGGCACGCCCTGGTCGATCCCCTGAACCTGCTGCCGGGGGTCGTGATGCCGCCGGCGAACCTGCACGACCGTGTCGGTGGCCGGCGCTTGGTGGCAGCTGTGAAAGGACAGTGGCCCACCCTGGAGAAGGAACGGGCTGATCAGGGGTATGCCGGTCAGGAGGGGCGCCGGGCCAGTCAGGAACTCGACCTCAACCTCGAGGTCGGTGATCCGTGGCGGCCGTGGAGCCGGTGTATGCCCCAGTGGGTTGAGGCCCAGGGAGTGGACGGGTCGGCCTTTCACGGGGTGCCCGGACGCTGGGTGGTCGAGCGCACAGCGTGGATGGGCCGGAACCGTCGACCGTCACGGGCTTTCGAGACCCTGCCCGAGACGGAAGCAGTGTGGTGCTCCCTGGCCATGTGCCGCCTCTTGCTGCGCCGGTTGACCACATGCTGA
- a CDS encoding sensor domain-containing protein — MIDQARMFASVFQHAALGMVVSTLDGRYLAVNAAMCQMLGYSAEEIQALSFRGLTHPDDLHDDLNRLLALNSGALETMQVSKRYLHRSGRVVRAQITVTVITEHGVPAYYVNQVQDVTDRHDREEQLRVLEERWKFALEGSREGVWDWFPQSGQLYLSARWKEILGYAEDDFEATPAAWLAQVHPDDRPALLPLYERHAAGETHSYEYEHRMRHRDGRWRWVLLRGRISARDEQGQPLRVTGTLKDIDGRVHAQQELARARRHLQGILDNLPAMVGYWDAQGRNRFGNAAYLDWFGHHPDTLRGRHISDIIGAELYALNRRHIEGALAGERQHFEREIVDASGCPRYTQATYVPDIQDGEVQGFFALISDITARRTAELEVIEQREWAQTTLNSIGDAVITTDPAGQVTFMNPVAEELTGWNRAQAQGLAIERVMDLRDAACEQPALNPLRLALQERRVVGMELDATLKAAGGQSYSIADSAAPIVGADGRLLGAVVVFHNVSEARAMAVRMSHLAQHDALTELPNRVLLHDRTQQALAHHRRHATPFAVVFMDLDHFKHINDTLGHQAGDRLLQLVSTRLGRLLRETDTVSRQGGDEFVLLLAEVQDNHAVRRIIDRVVTALAEPYDLDGQLLTVTFSIGIALCPDDGQDVDTLMKHADAAMYVAKREGRNRSHFFSAEILHAIEARHHLEQRLRRALKNQEFRLHFQPRIDAERRSLTGLEALVRWQVPGEPLIAPGAFIPVAEETGLIVPLGEWVLETACHQARSWLDGLGVAIPVSVNIASPQFAHPDFVAHVERTLSASRLPPHLLELEITESMLIGNAAQARDRLQTLKALGVRLSIDDFGTGYSSLSYLKLLPVDTLKIDRSFVRDLTTDHNDLAIVSAVIGIAGALGLQVMAEGVETAEQAQALIGLGCRGMQGFYFARPMPSEDVPSWLRGWAPAILVPMLGAE, encoded by the coding sequence ATGATCGATCAGGCCCGCATGTTCGCGTCGGTGTTCCAGCACGCTGCCCTGGGGATGGTCGTCTCGACCCTCGACGGCCGCTACCTTGCGGTCAACGCCGCCATGTGCCAGATGCTGGGCTACTCCGCCGAGGAGATCCAAGCGCTCTCCTTCCGGGGACTGACCCATCCGGATGATCTACACGACGACCTGAACCGGCTACTGGCCCTGAACAGCGGGGCACTGGAGACGATGCAGGTCAGCAAACGCTACCTGCACCGCTCCGGCCGGGTGGTGCGGGCCCAGATCACCGTGACGGTGATCACCGAGCACGGGGTGCCGGCCTATTACGTCAATCAAGTGCAGGACGTCACCGATCGGCACGACCGCGAAGAACAACTCCGGGTGCTGGAGGAACGCTGGAAGTTTGCCCTGGAGGGGAGCCGCGAGGGGGTCTGGGACTGGTTCCCGCAGTCGGGTCAGCTGTACCTCTCGGCGCGCTGGAAGGAAATCCTGGGCTACGCCGAGGACGACTTCGAGGCCACCCCGGCGGCCTGGCTGGCACAGGTTCACCCGGACGACCGCCCGGCCCTCCTCCCGCTTTACGAGCGGCATGCCGCCGGAGAGACCCACAGCTACGAGTACGAGCACCGCATGCGCCACCGCGACGGGCGCTGGCGGTGGGTGCTGCTGCGTGGCCGAATCTCGGCCCGCGACGAGCAGGGGCAGCCCCTGCGGGTAACCGGCACGCTCAAGGACATCGACGGGCGCGTCCATGCCCAGCAGGAGCTGGCGCGGGCCCGGCGCCACCTCCAGGGCATCCTCGACAACCTGCCGGCCATGGTCGGCTACTGGGACGCCCAGGGCCGCAACCGCTTCGGGAACGCCGCCTACCTGGACTGGTTCGGCCACCATCCCGACACGTTGCGCGGCAGGCACATCAGCGACATCATCGGCGCAGAGCTCTACGCCCTGAACCGGCGGCACATCGAGGGCGCTCTGGCTGGAGAGCGGCAGCACTTCGAGCGCGAGATCGTGGACGCCAGCGGCTGCCCGAGGTACACGCAGGCCACCTACGTCCCGGACATCCAGGACGGCGAGGTGCAGGGCTTCTTCGCCCTGATCTCCGACATCACCGCCCGGCGGACGGCCGAACTGGAGGTGATCGAGCAGCGCGAGTGGGCCCAGACCACGCTGAATTCCATCGGGGACGCGGTGATCACGACCGACCCCGCCGGGCAGGTCACCTTCATGAACCCGGTCGCCGAGGAGCTGACCGGCTGGAACCGCGCGCAGGCCCAGGGGCTGGCGATCGAGCGGGTCATGGATCTGCGCGACGCGGCCTGTGAGCAGCCGGCGCTGAACCCGTTGCGCCTGGCCCTGCAGGAACGCCGCGTGGTGGGCATGGAACTGGACGCCACGCTGAAAGCGGCGGGCGGGCAGAGCTACAGCATCGCGGACTCGGCCGCGCCGATTGTGGGTGCGGACGGCCGGCTGCTCGGCGCCGTGGTGGTCTTCCACAACGTCAGCGAGGCGCGGGCCATGGCGGTGCGGATGAGCCATCTGGCACAGCACGACGCGCTGACCGAGTTGCCCAACCGCGTCTTGCTGCATGACCGCACGCAGCAGGCCCTGGCCCACCACCGGCGGCACGCGACGCCGTTCGCCGTCGTCTTCATGGATCTCGACCACTTTAAACACATCAACGACACCCTGGGCCACCAGGCCGGTGACCGGCTGCTCCAGCTGGTCTCCACGCGTCTGGGCAGGTTGCTGCGCGAAACAGACACCGTGAGCCGTCAGGGCGGCGACGAGTTTGTGCTCCTGCTCGCCGAAGTGCAGGACAACCACGCGGTGCGCCGGATCATTGACCGGGTGGTCACCGCGCTGGCCGAACCCTACGACCTGGACGGGCAACTGCTCACCGTGACCTTCAGCATCGGCATCGCCCTGTGTCCCGACGACGGCCAGGACGTGGACACCCTGATGAAGCACGCCGACGCCGCGATGTACGTGGCCAAGCGCGAGGGCCGCAACCGCTCGCACTTCTTCTCGGCGGAGATCCTGCACGCCATCGAGGCGCGTCACCACCTCGAACAGCGGCTGCGCCGGGCCCTGAAGAACCAGGAGTTTCGCCTGCACTTCCAGCCCAGGATCGACGCGGAGCGCAGGAGCCTGACGGGCCTGGAGGCGCTGGTGCGCTGGCAGGTGCCCGGCGAGCCGCTGATCGCACCCGGGGCGTTCATTCCCGTGGCCGAGGAGACCGGTCTGATTGTGCCGCTGGGCGAATGGGTGCTGGAGACCGCCTGCCACCAGGCCCGCAGCTGGCTGGACGGGCTGGGCGTCGCCATACCGGTCTCCGTGAACATCGCCAGTCCACAGTTCGCGCACCCGGACTTCGTGGCACACGTCGAGCGCACCCTGAGCGCCAGCCGGCTGCCTCCCCATCTGCTGGAACTGGAAATCACCGAGAGCATGCTGATCGGCAACGCCGCACAGGCCCGCGACCGGCTCCAGACCCTCAAGGCCCTGGGGGTGCGGCTGTCCATCGACGACTTCGGCACCGGCTACTCCAGCCTGAGCTACCTCAAGCTGCTGCCGGTGGACACCCTCAAGATTGACCGCTCGTTCGTGCGCGACCTGACCACGGATCACAACGACCTCGCCATCGTCAGCGCGGTGATCGGGATCGCCGGGGCCCTGGGGCTGCAGGTCATGGCCGAGGGGGTGGAAACCGCAGAGCAGGCGCAGGCCCTGATCGGCCTGGGCTGCCGGGGGATGCAGGGCTTCTACTTCGCCCGGCCCATGCCGAGCGAGGACGTCCCGTCCTGGCTGCGCGGCTGGGCCCCGGCGATCCTGGTTCCGATGCTGGGTGCAGAGTGA
- a CDS encoding sensor histidine kinase, whose translation MHPIRRRRWGRSAPPPSLAGRLALTFAGVAALGTLILLLVVLPATTRQAELEQRAALTQLAEVAAQDLDATLDDRARDLLFVSRLEELRSGDPTRLRALLEQLQRDRPEIAWMGWADEAGVVQASTGGLLVGVRVSGRPWFQRARQGPAVVDVHRATLLEPLLPRTADGQPRRFVDLSVPVWGEAGARRGVLGAHLSWTWVQGVERRVRALAAPSRTVEVLILNRAGTVLHGPRELLGTLPAQTSALQDTAPGGRGSLQASWADRPYLAGYAVTGRASAPGLGWRVVVRQDAGQALAPVQALRRRVAVWGLFGALLSALLAYGAARALSRPMSALTHAATALQRRETHGLPHLRQYAEVEQLSHALQGLLAQRREAETRQAQVLASLEQRVEARTAQLTEANAALDAFSASVSHDLRAPIRHVAGFAGILRRAVARGDAQKVEHALDVIDQATAQMGALTEALLEFARTAQHPLRRQPVELAALVASVQHELSAGLEGRPVQWQVADLPVVVGDAALLRQVMTNLLSNALKYSHGRTPATIRVVAESAAGEWRVTVQDNGAGFDPQYEDRLFGLFQRLHRQEEFEGTGIGLANVRRIIERHGGRVWAHGVPGEGATFGFSLPRLDGEPAPAWREGHPVPP comes from the coding sequence ATGCACCCGATCCGGCGTCGACGGTGGGGACGAAGCGCCCCGCCCCCCTCGCTGGCCGGGCGACTGGCGCTCACGTTCGCGGGCGTGGCGGCGCTCGGCACGCTGATCCTGCTGCTGGTCGTGCTGCCGGCCACGACCCGCCAGGCCGAACTCGAGCAGCGCGCGGCGCTGACCCAGCTGGCGGAGGTGGCCGCGCAGGATCTCGACGCCACCCTGGATGACCGGGCCCGCGACCTGCTGTTCGTGAGCCGTCTGGAGGAGCTGCGCTCGGGCGACCCCACGCGGCTTCGCGCGCTGCTCGAGCAGCTGCAGCGCGACCGGCCGGAGATTGCCTGGATGGGCTGGGCGGATGAGGCGGGCGTGGTGCAGGCCTCGACCGGCGGGTTGCTCGTCGGCGTCCGGGTGAGTGGGCGCCCGTGGTTCCAGCGGGCCCGCCAGGGGCCCGCCGTGGTGGACGTCCACCGCGCGACCCTGCTGGAGCCGTTACTGCCCCGGACGGCCGACGGGCAGCCACGGCGCTTCGTGGATCTCAGCGTGCCCGTGTGGGGCGAGGCGGGGGCGCGGCGGGGGGTGCTGGGGGCGCACCTCAGCTGGACGTGGGTGCAGGGCGTGGAGCGCCGCGTGCGGGCGCTGGCCGCGCCCTCCAGAACCGTGGAGGTGCTCATCCTCAACCGTGCCGGCACCGTGCTGCACGGGCCCCGGGAGCTGCTCGGCACGCTTCCAGCGCAGACGTCGGCGCTGCAGGACACCGCGCCCGGCGGCCGCGGCAGCCTGCAGGCCAGCTGGGCGGATCGCCCGTACCTGGCGGGCTACGCCGTCACGGGCCGCGCCTCCGCGCCCGGCCTGGGCTGGCGCGTGGTCGTCCGGCAGGACGCCGGTCAGGCCCTGGCCCCCGTGCAGGCGCTGCGCCGCCGGGTCGCGGTATGGGGGCTGTTCGGGGCGCTGCTCTCGGCGCTGCTGGCGTACGGCGCCGCCCGGGCGCTCAGCCGCCCGATGAGCGCCCTGACGCACGCCGCCACCGCCCTCCAGCGGCGCGAGACCCACGGCCTGCCCCACCTGCGCCAGTACGCGGAGGTCGAGCAGCTCAGCCACGCGCTCCAGGGGCTGCTGGCCCAGCGGCGCGAGGCCGAGACCCGGCAGGCGCAGGTGCTGGCCAGTCTCGAGCAGCGCGTCGAGGCGCGCACGGCGCAGCTCACCGAGGCCAACGCGGCGCTCGACGCCTTCTCGGCGTCCGTCTCGCACGACCTGCGGGCCCCCATCCGGCACGTCGCGGGCTTCGCGGGCATCCTGCGCCGGGCGGTGGCGCGGGGGGACGCGCAGAAGGTGGAGCACGCGCTGGACGTGATCGATCAGGCCACCGCGCAGATGGGCGCCCTGACGGAGGCGCTGCTGGAGTTCGCGCGCACCGCCCAGCACCCGCTGCGGCGCCAGCCTGTCGAGCTGGCGGCCCTCGTGGCGTCCGTCCAGCACGAGCTGAGCGCCGGGCTGGAGGGCCGGCCGGTGCAGTGGCAGGTCGCTGACCTGCCCGTGGTCGTGGGGGACGCGGCCCTGCTCCGGCAGGTCATGACGAACCTGCTCTCGAACGCCCTCAAGTACTCGCACGGGCGCACCCCGGCCACCATTCGCGTGGTCGCCGAGTCGGCGGCCGGGGAGTGGCGGGTCACGGTGCAGGACAACGGGGCCGGCTTCGATCCGCAGTACGAGGATCGGCTGTTCGGGCTCTTCCAGCGGCTGCACCGTCAGGAGGAGTTCGAGGGCACCGGGATCGGGCTGGCGAACGTGCGGCGGATCATCGAGCGTCACGGCGGCCGGGTGTGGGCGCACGGGGTGCCGGGAGAGGGCGCGACGTTCGGCTTCAGCCTGCCCCGCCTGGACGGCGAGCCGGCGCCGGCGTGGCGGGAGGGACACCCGGTTCCGCCGTGA
- a CDS encoding sensor histidine kinase, producing the protein MKIGLRRAGAPPRAWVRWGFPLRAGSPERVFEMFQRLHTRDHYGGTGLGLAVCQKIVERHGGRLWAESAPGQGSTFHVRLPVIPEA; encoded by the coding sequence CTGAAGATCGGCCTGCGCCGGGCCGGCGCACCGCCACGTGCCTGGGTTCGGTGGGGGTTCCCGCTGCGCGCCGGCTCACCGGAGCGGGTCTTCGAGATGTTCCAGCGCCTGCACACCCGCGACCATTACGGGGGCACCGGGCTGGGTCTGGCCGTCTGCCAGAAGATCGTGGAGCGCCACGGCGGGCGGCTGTGGGCGGAGAGTGCGCCCGGTCAGGGCAGCACCTTTCACGTCCGGTTGCCCGTCATTCCCGAGGCGTGA